The following are encoded in a window of Rubellicoccus peritrichatus genomic DNA:
- a CDS encoding tetratricopeptide repeat protein, whose amino-acid sequence MDLSRPDLRMPKWVVFTTGLLLFWIQGFAQKTPVTMEALLQQGVTAFSAGNYAQAAEAFARLESEFGKEHQYKPLPRTLLPIWGYAAAQSDDGPKAIELFERFLKEYPDEIQRQAFVLYSLAQAYHSSGQINEAIEVYQRFIEKSPDSPEAILSAMRQSDLYFELDENEKGIERLVGFSESEKVPPSLQAQARLRAIQKAQEIGDEAQAAELLLSRNWSINAMPELAVLSFSALRAGDFLMKEKRIEDAILVYRLVPPLKQLITVQQEKLRTLQNANAERQSLASVGLQNDAIWNDYYRNLIAQVAGGLEVLKSEDDYTPAMQLRLGQGFLLVGRNREAYLLYEALAEDETLEEDLRSQAHYRWILSANALEDWDDALVIARSFLDRYPGNPLAPEALYLIANAYHEQMRYEDAVSVLNDLLDHYPGHRLASRWLFSRGFNKTLSDDFKGARIDFEAYIADNPKGFQLADSRLWNGLTWFLEKNYDTALEEFDTAMQSIPSGHHVYPEIEYRRASTLYSKRDYDEALPAIDAFIEKYPKHKRTPEARVLRGDILMGQGRLLEASNAFHRVSPEAEGLYTYAVFQRGKIMRALEEYDLMIEHFQEYVDSEDVPQKVRVAEALYWIGWAYSQQDRRQDAFPAFVDALERYGDDPLAGETEQILQALQKLHRQYQQGETLLEAQTTKGNELLAAEDFQDYLIGERKRALDAKELTWFSRLSSYLAKVETKRKNHDRANAYLWETIEKVPTDKLDADGLARLGLLLQGEGYETSREYFDRLIDAFPGRPQTGAAYYGLANLAVRDEDLITAARWLQQFREETPLHPLSPEATLLQAQVLTDSGRSEDAVDVLEDLLRLKSARGRPHARALAGIANAYESAHDPQKAIAYYQRIYTVYRAYPDLLAPAYIRSAQLFEELGEPQSAYNTYREMIADERLKDFEEYTIALEQAERLAKTLPPEIPEEPASQSEEAA is encoded by the coding sequence ATGGACTTATCACGTCCAGATTTACGCATGCCCAAATGGGTTGTTTTTACAACCGGGCTGCTGCTTTTCTGGATTCAAGGCTTCGCACAGAAAACTCCTGTAACTATGGAAGCACTGCTCCAGCAGGGAGTGACCGCCTTTTCTGCGGGAAACTACGCGCAGGCGGCTGAGGCCTTTGCCCGGCTTGAATCAGAGTTCGGTAAAGAACATCAGTACAAACCGCTGCCACGGACGCTGTTGCCAATCTGGGGATATGCAGCAGCCCAGTCTGATGACGGACCAAAAGCTATCGAGCTATTCGAACGTTTCCTGAAAGAATATCCGGACGAGATACAACGTCAGGCCTTTGTGCTTTATTCACTGGCACAGGCCTACCACAGCAGTGGTCAAATCAATGAAGCGATTGAAGTCTATCAACGTTTCATCGAGAAATCGCCGGATTCACCAGAGGCGATATTGAGCGCAATGCGACAATCGGACCTGTATTTCGAACTCGACGAAAATGAAAAGGGCATTGAACGCCTGGTTGGATTTTCAGAATCAGAAAAAGTACCGCCAAGCCTGCAGGCACAAGCGAGATTGCGAGCGATTCAGAAAGCACAGGAAATCGGGGATGAAGCTCAAGCCGCCGAGCTGCTCCTGAGCCGTAATTGGAGTATCAATGCGATGCCTGAGTTGGCCGTGCTATCATTTAGTGCATTACGAGCGGGCGACTTTCTGATGAAGGAAAAGCGGATTGAGGACGCCATTCTAGTCTACCGTCTGGTTCCTCCACTCAAGCAGCTAATCACGGTCCAGCAAGAGAAACTAAGAACCCTTCAAAATGCAAATGCTGAACGTCAGAGTCTCGCTAGTGTCGGCTTACAAAACGACGCGATCTGGAACGACTATTACAGAAATCTTATTGCTCAGGTTGCAGGGGGCCTTGAAGTATTGAAATCGGAGGATGATTACACGCCAGCCATGCAGCTGCGGTTGGGGCAGGGATTTCTTCTGGTAGGCCGCAACCGCGAAGCATACCTCCTTTATGAAGCACTAGCTGAAGACGAAACACTGGAAGAGGACCTCCGCTCACAGGCCCATTACCGCTGGATTCTGAGTGCCAATGCACTTGAAGATTGGGACGACGCATTGGTAATCGCACGCTCTTTCCTCGATCGATATCCCGGCAATCCTCTCGCTCCTGAAGCACTCTACCTCATTGCCAATGCGTATCACGAACAGATGCGCTACGAAGATGCTGTTTCTGTTCTGAATGACTTGCTCGATCACTATCCAGGTCATCGGCTTGCTTCCAGATGGCTTTTTTCGCGTGGTTTCAACAAGACCTTATCGGATGATTTCAAGGGTGCACGTATCGATTTCGAAGCCTACATCGCAGACAATCCAAAAGGATTCCAACTTGCAGACTCGCGACTTTGGAACGGTCTAACCTGGTTTCTCGAGAAGAATTACGACACTGCATTGGAGGAATTTGACACCGCCATGCAAAGCATTCCAAGCGGACATCATGTCTATCCCGAAATCGAATACCGCCGTGCCAGCACACTTTATTCAAAGCGCGATTATGATGAAGCACTACCTGCAATTGACGCCTTTATAGAAAAGTATCCAAAACACAAACGTACACCCGAAGCACGAGTCCTACGCGGTGATATACTGATGGGCCAAGGGCGCTTACTGGAAGCATCCAACGCTTTTCATCGTGTATCACCTGAAGCAGAAGGCCTTTATACCTACGCTGTTTTCCAACGTGGCAAGATCATGCGCGCGCTGGAAGAGTATGATCTCATGATCGAGCACTTTCAGGAGTACGTAGACAGCGAGGATGTGCCACAAAAAGTCCGCGTGGCAGAAGCACTTTACTGGATCGGTTGGGCCTACTCGCAACAGGATCGACGTCAGGATGCATTTCCTGCTTTTGTCGATGCACTTGAACGATATGGAGATGATCCACTAGCTGGAGAAACCGAACAAATCCTCCAAGCTCTCCAAAAGCTACATCGACAATACCAGCAGGGAGAAACCTTACTTGAGGCACAAACAACCAAAGGAAACGAGCTCCTGGCAGCGGAAGATTTCCAGGACTACTTGATCGGTGAACGCAAACGTGCTTTGGATGCCAAAGAACTGACATGGTTTTCACGCCTGAGCAGCTATCTGGCAAAAGTTGAGACAAAGCGAAAAAATCACGACAGAGCAAATGCATATCTGTGGGAAACCATCGAAAAGGTTCCGACGGACAAGCTTGATGCCGATGGCTTGGCTCGACTTGGCTTACTGCTCCAGGGCGAAGGTTATGAAACCTCCCGTGAATATTTTGATCGCCTTATTGACGCTTTTCCAGGCAGACCACAAACTGGTGCGGCTTATTACGGGTTAGCCAATCTTGCGGTTAGAGATGAGGACCTAATCACTGCTGCACGATGGCTACAGCAGTTCCGTGAAGAAACGCCACTGCACCCTCTTTCTCCCGAGGCCACATTACTCCAGGCTCAAGTTCTGACAGATTCCGGTCGGAGTGAGGACGCCGTTGACGTGCTGGAAGATTTACTTCGATTGAAATCCGCTCGTGGACGCCCGCATGCACGCGCTCTGGCTGGCATTGCGAATGCCTATGAATCAGCCCATGACCCTCAAAAAGCCATCGCTTATTATCAGCGGATCTATACTGTTTACCGAGCTTACCCAGACTTGCTGGCTCCTGCCTATATTCGCAGTGCGCAGCTTTTTGAAGAATTAGGTGAACCGCAAAGCGCCTACAACACTTACAGGGAAATGATTGCCGACGAAAGGCTTAAAGATTTCGAGGAATATACCATTGCACTGGAACAGGCAGAGCGATTGGCAAAAACATTACCTCCCGAAATCCCGGAAGAACCGGCATCACAATCGGAGGAGGCAGCATGA
- a CDS encoding VWA domain-containing protein encodes MNFESPIPGSLVASVVLVLMAAACWIAWRSRGTVPNRYLSGILALRLLVILMAGLIAANPYFIKEKPDPEGFRIAVLADVSESMLTEDAGGKSRLEVARLMLDTEDNGSLLAQIQEEAPTDLLAFVESPAQSGSNLQVEPGTTAIGEVLQQTLAGSDASSRQLGAVVLLTDGVSLKGESIIDAAKDYRAKGIPVSAIGIGNVSPSGDIKLEFGDIVKKSPAGEPIDLTVMASNTGSAPKEVEVELLSDDRVLETRKVSLPGDGESKLVFGDVPEIPGVETYRARLKEAPKGDMNQANNTAFAAVEITAPKKIEILYLSNRLGYSYRFLSMLLNDDDRFALKAIIRTGEEKFTIRGFDENWEGPKDSFPQDPMTLLDNRILVIDTRVLVELAPEAQEAIRSFLEDRAGGVLFLGPPDAAPQNLKSLIPVRQAEIFEPKRREALELSEEPIFQEASQGVLFMPPHPFLPEGKPVGVGVSAAKGARIAAKTQNGDFPVLAVQAYGPGRAAFLGTESSWRWQMESARGMEQHRLFWSYLLGWLGSGGKPRIETPLQATIQGVGEDASLDIRVRGSDFRLAESARVRANLMGPKGESLRSVTLAPSPFDAGLYTGGFNTEEPGEHRVTYTVEFPDGERLINNVYFIATRQGRESEDVAFREESLRDLARITGGRYRDYQNPNDILPLTLADGLPILKEHVYWSRLPLFLIILFVFAATEWFLRRRIGLR; translated from the coding sequence ATGAATTTTGAGAGTCCTATCCCTGGCTCGCTGGTTGCGTCAGTCGTCCTTGTTTTGATGGCTGCGGCATGTTGGATTGCATGGAGAAGCCGGGGGACAGTGCCAAATCGTTACCTGAGTGGAATTCTGGCTCTGCGGCTGCTGGTTATCCTGATGGCGGGCTTGATTGCCGCAAATCCCTATTTTATCAAGGAAAAGCCGGACCCTGAGGGTTTTCGAATCGCGGTGCTGGCCGATGTTTCTGAAAGCATGCTGACCGAAGATGCCGGTGGAAAATCTCGACTGGAAGTTGCCCGCCTCATGCTGGACACAGAGGATAATGGAAGCCTTTTGGCCCAAATCCAGGAAGAAGCACCGACTGACTTGTTGGCTTTTGTGGAGTCACCAGCCCAATCGGGCTCCAATTTACAAGTCGAACCCGGGACAACTGCTATTGGTGAGGTACTGCAACAAACCCTGGCCGGCAGTGACGCATCCAGCCGTCAACTGGGCGCCGTCGTCCTCCTGACAGATGGTGTTTCCCTGAAGGGTGAAAGCATTATTGATGCAGCCAAGGACTATCGGGCGAAAGGAATTCCCGTCTCAGCAATTGGGATCGGCAATGTGTCTCCTTCCGGAGACATCAAACTTGAATTTGGTGATATTGTGAAGAAAAGTCCAGCAGGAGAACCCATCGACTTGACGGTGATGGCATCCAATACCGGATCGGCCCCCAAGGAAGTGGAAGTGGAACTACTCTCGGATGACCGGGTGTTGGAAACCAGGAAAGTAAGCCTGCCAGGTGATGGAGAAAGTAAACTGGTTTTTGGAGATGTCCCGGAAATACCCGGCGTTGAAACCTATCGGGCACGACTTAAAGAGGCGCCGAAAGGCGACATGAACCAGGCGAATAACACCGCTTTTGCCGCCGTCGAGATCACCGCACCGAAAAAAATCGAGATACTCTATCTGAGCAATCGCCTGGGATACAGCTACCGCTTCCTGAGCATGTTGCTGAATGACGATGATCGATTTGCGCTCAAGGCCATTATCCGAACCGGAGAAGAGAAGTTTACGATCCGTGGCTTTGACGAAAACTGGGAAGGCCCCAAGGACAGTTTTCCCCAAGACCCAATGACTCTGCTGGACAACCGTATTCTCGTCATCGACACGCGGGTTCTTGTTGAACTGGCCCCCGAAGCGCAGGAGGCAATACGTTCTTTCCTCGAAGACCGCGCGGGCGGCGTGCTCTTTCTCGGACCACCGGATGCCGCTCCCCAGAACCTCAAAAGCCTGATTCCCGTCCGTCAGGCGGAGATTTTCGAACCGAAGCGACGCGAGGCACTTGAGTTATCGGAGGAGCCGATTTTCCAGGAAGCCTCGCAAGGCGTTCTTTTCATGCCGCCCCACCCCTTTCTGCCAGAGGGCAAACCAGTCGGCGTAGGAGTTTCAGCAGCCAAAGGAGCGCGCATTGCCGCCAAAACCCAGAACGGCGACTTCCCGGTTCTAGCCGTGCAGGCTTATGGGCCGGGCAGAGCGGCCTTCCTCGGAACAGAAAGCAGCTGGCGCTGGCAGATGGAAAGCGCACGGGGCATGGAACAACACCGCCTCTTCTGGAGCTACCTGCTCGGCTGGCTCGGGTCAGGTGGGAAGCCTCGAATCGAAACACCGCTTCAGGCAACGATACAAGGGGTTGGAGAAGATGCCTCACTCGATATTAGGGTACGCGGGAGTGACTTCCGGCTAGCTGAATCGGCTCGGGTTCGTGCCAATCTGATGGGGCCCAAAGGAGAAAGCCTCCGATCGGTGACATTGGCACCGAGTCCATTTGACGCAGGTCTCTACACAGGCGGATTCAACACGGAGGAACCAGGCGAACACCGCGTGACCTATACGGTGGAGTTTCCCGATGGCGAACGACTTATCAATAATGTTTACTTTATTGCCACCCGACAGGGGCGCGAAAGTGAGGATGTCGCATTTCGGGAAGAGTCGCTGCGTGACCTGGCCCGGATAACTGGTGGACGCTACAGGGACTACCAGAACCCGAACGACATTCTCCCATTAACCCTGGCCGATGGCTTACCTATCTTAAAAGAGCACGTTTATTGGAGTCGCCTTCCGCTTTTTCTTATCATACTTTTTGTTTTTGCTGCGACTGAGTGGTTTCTCCGTCGCCGCATTGGACTTCGCTGA
- a CDS encoding HEAT repeat domain-containing protein, with translation MDYLKHTIALGTLLLVLSPLAAQNNPNRVRIQNSGIPRHLLPPEVIPQIPLTEEERITIDRGISDLRSPDKEVRTGAVMILGKYDHPSARLPVIEALSDESPRVRRAALVSVAEWSRGAPHQAIIPVLKLVGDEDLEIRRTASATIPTMMTIRQTYQIVRPSPDGPKPLPSDIIATLKAGFKDEDPVVRRNLVNHYYSLNINLPGETWIELLNDPDRQVRLAALPLAARHAPREVFFAKAKELAKSEDRIERLQLARELNLRGVHPEAQEILKLLQEDEDQEVASEAILGQLKFASTNSLFKTAVKRLLEGKMTQDQGIRFFRVIQINPNDAIPYLPSLIQLDDSVLRREAVAAYLDSGIADGKPRKLDPLVEDPSESVRKEVINYLASGTGRTDDTLIETMVFSPYLDVRAGLITVSNQFQAEPAAELLMDLLLDENVQIRARALQETVNRKLSPWSEVLSASLLDPDYQMQRAALGLILKNPFPGDTEALTNFLTEHPDSPLAPLIRARLGKPKGSDT, from the coding sequence ATGGATTATTTAAAACATACGATAGCTTTGGGCACTTTGTTGCTGGTGTTGTCGCCTTTGGCAGCCCAGAACAATCCAAATCGGGTTCGTATTCAAAACTCAGGGATACCGCGCCATCTGTTACCGCCTGAGGTAATTCCGCAGATTCCTCTAACCGAAGAAGAAAGAATCACCATTGATCGCGGGATCAGCGATTTGAGGTCTCCGGATAAAGAAGTCCGGACCGGAGCGGTTATGATTCTGGGAAAATACGATCATCCCAGCGCGAGACTGCCCGTCATTGAGGCCCTCTCGGATGAATCGCCACGCGTCCGCCGTGCGGCACTCGTTTCCGTGGCAGAATGGAGTCGCGGCGCTCCCCACCAGGCCATCATACCAGTATTGAAGCTGGTAGGAGACGAGGATCTGGAAATCCGTCGCACAGCTAGCGCGACTATCCCAACGATGATGACCATCCGTCAGACATACCAGATCGTTCGACCAAGCCCGGATGGGCCCAAGCCACTCCCCAGCGATATTATCGCGACCCTGAAAGCGGGCTTTAAAGACGAAGATCCAGTCGTCCGGCGTAACCTTGTTAACCACTACTACTCTCTAAATATCAACCTGCCAGGCGAAACCTGGATAGAACTGTTGAATGACCCGGACCGGCAAGTGCGCCTAGCAGCCTTGCCCCTGGCGGCCCGCCATGCTCCAAGAGAGGTATTTTTTGCGAAAGCAAAAGAGCTGGCGAAATCGGAAGACCGGATTGAACGTCTGCAGTTGGCGAGAGAACTCAATCTACGCGGTGTCCATCCTGAAGCGCAGGAAATACTCAAATTACTTCAGGAGGATGAAGATCAAGAAGTCGCATCGGAAGCAATTCTTGGCCAGCTGAAATTCGCCTCGACCAACTCGCTTTTCAAAACTGCGGTCAAACGACTGCTCGAAGGAAAAATGACCCAGGATCAAGGAATTCGTTTTTTCCGCGTTATCCAAATCAACCCGAATGATGCGATCCCCTATTTACCCAGCCTTATCCAGCTGGATGACTCAGTCTTACGTCGCGAGGCAGTCGCCGCCTATCTCGATTCCGGAATCGCAGACGGAAAACCGCGAAAGCTGGACCCACTGGTTGAAGACCCTTCTGAATCGGTCCGCAAGGAAGTGATCAACTATCTCGCCTCCGGAACCGGACGAACTGATGATACCTTGATCGAAACGATGGTTTTCAGTCCATATCTCGATGTCCGGGCCGGACTTATCACTGTAAGCAACCAATTCCAGGCAGAGCCGGCAGCCGAGCTTCTGATGGACCTACTTCTTGATGAAAACGTGCAGATTCGCGCCCGGGCGCTGCAGGAAACCGTTAACCGCAAGCTCTCTCCGTGGTCAGAAGTACTAAGCGCATCCCTGCTCGACCCTGATTACCAGATGCAACGTGCGGCACTTGGATTGATTTTGAAAAACCCCTTTCCCGGTGACACGGAAGCACTGACCAATTTCCTGACCGAGCATCCCGACAGCCCGCTTGCACCTTTAATTCGAGCGCGCCTCGGCAAGCCAAAAGGCTCCGACACATGA
- a CDS encoding DUF4159 domain-containing protein, which translates to MTHFQKYLANLRTGLLLLASISIAAADVVKVEDATKAWDEASAIHIVQLVQGNHLQRNYPDALPSLIEELQKVTTLSVALDPIFIETLADPIILDHPFIYINFADRRDWTLSEAEAENLRNFIDRGGFIFVDAGINAAFLRDENSAYGQFHSFAEWQVSPKVSDMFTEVYPEKTFQPLPRTHRLFTSFYSGLPDAEILPDTVRDFVVNEKWPQGTYAAMGLFVEGRLSVLAMPILAMGWGKNELDQWTTFIGFRIREGADGISERLADAAYTGVRFETTREDGRSDVVYTQQEAMPAWVQEPDDAWRVFRYYYTQEISDYAHTFYTRLGINIFVYAFTE; encoded by the coding sequence ATGACCCACTTTCAGAAATACCTAGCCAATCTCCGAACAGGCCTGCTCCTGCTGGCAAGTATTTCCATCGCGGCAGCGGATGTGGTAAAAGTCGAGGATGCTACGAAGGCCTGGGACGAAGCATCGGCCATCCATATCGTGCAGCTGGTCCAGGGGAACCATCTTCAACGCAACTATCCCGATGCACTGCCCAGCCTGATCGAAGAACTCCAGAAGGTAACGACACTCAGTGTCGCACTGGACCCGATCTTTATCGAAACGCTGGCCGATCCAATCATTCTGGATCACCCTTTCATCTATATCAACTTTGCCGACCGCCGTGACTGGACGCTATCTGAAGCGGAAGCGGAAAACCTCCGTAACTTCATTGACCGGGGAGGTTTCATTTTTGTCGATGCAGGGATCAATGCTGCGTTCCTTCGTGATGAAAACAGCGCCTACGGCCAGTTTCACAGCTTTGCAGAGTGGCAGGTTAGCCCAAAAGTATCGGACATGTTCACCGAGGTCTATCCGGAAAAAACCTTTCAACCCCTGCCCCGCACACACCGGCTTTTCACCTCATTTTACTCCGGCCTGCCTGACGCTGAAATCCTTCCCGATACGGTTCGGGATTTTGTCGTAAACGAAAAATGGCCGCAAGGCACCTATGCTGCGATGGGGCTTTTTGTCGAGGGACGTCTCTCCGTTTTAGCAATGCCGATCCTCGCAATGGGCTGGGGCAAAAACGAGCTCGATCAATGGACGACCTTTATCGGCTTTCGCATCCGCGAAGGTGCGGACGGGATATCAGAGCGACTTGCCGATGCCGCTTATACCGGTGTTCGCTTTGAGACAACCCGCGAGGATGGCCGCAGTGATGTCGTTTACACTCAGCAGGAAGCCATGCCCGCCTGGGTGCAGGAGCCCGACGATGCCTGGCGTGTTTTTCGCTACTACTACACGCAGGAAATTTCCGATTACGCACATACCTTTTACACGCGACTGGGAATCAATATTTTCGTCTATGCCTTCACTGAATAA